Proteins from a genomic interval of Rosa chinensis cultivar Old Blush chromosome 2, RchiOBHm-V2, whole genome shotgun sequence:
- the LOC112188104 gene encoding uncharacterized protein LOC112188104 isoform X1 produces the protein MGNSSTDDSASDGDAPVFSEGEKVLAFHNTRIYEAKVQKAELRKNEWKYFVHYLGWNKVYVSFSIPPYCFFKAYNSELTSSWDEWVGVDRLLKHNEENIKKQQALNKKQDIITKSGRLTQMKPKSSTDAKMEKEEQKNNVAEGKKRKNDCGEDTVALGKFVKIQIPSKLRKQVIDDREFTSQLDRDILGMDSSQLNEANKKGSRRVWTREEESALLGILEDLVAKNHRHDNGTFKSGALNQVENALHNLFPESGLKAKPHIESKMKILKKQFRIVYEMVNKTGFEWNDEKKCVMVDTEETWKAYLQHHKEADGWRGKFFPLYDRLGYIFKADCALGEGSRTSADIDQELNCMDVSTTDFEIEEDTFPRLVDQVSTNKQTDQSHSSPSKRRRDDDSGGSSQINETNEKNGRHLWTKEEDDAVLGILEDLVAKGPLYDNGTFRSGTFAQIEDALRHLCLASGLKARHIESKVKNWKRKCSIVSDMLNRNGFSWNNVMKCVEVDNGETWKSYVQTHREADKWRGKYFPIFDRLTHIFDVDRATVKTTQAQDEIAEEINCFEVNSTDFGIEEGTCPRSVDQLITKQTDHSHSSERKRRREDDTGGSSHIDETSKRRRRRTWTEEEEDALLGILEDLIAKGHRYEKGTFKPGTSTLIEDALSKLCPASGLKASPHVESKIKKLKQECSIVCDMLNTDGFSWNNEMKCVEVDSETWKRFVQHHKEADKWRGKFFPLFERLIYIFEVGCPIAKTTQTPAEMVEEMNCVEFNTTDFGTLKDACPKAVEQVSTTKDIDQSHSLPSKGREDDMGGIHHINETNRKRRRRKWTKEEEDALLSILEDLVAKGHRFHNKTFRSGTLTLIENTLCNLCPASGLKAYPHVESKIKKLKKGFSTVCDILNSGFGWNDRTKCVVVECEESWKGFVQHHKEAGKWRYRHFPLYDRLAHIFGVDSTNVKASQAHIEAVEGINSDEVESGDLGIEEDTNSRSVDRISTNKEADNSHSPQRNSRRQDDDLGASLNKVAASFVGMMQTSKEQMRVLIENLQSKDKNESLQPKDVNESLSKDKNESQQSKGNNESLQSKDNRTGQLRSELKKLGLSITDRVKALRLLMADTWNADFFLTLDEEEKLEFVKQLIDESSKK, from the exons ATGGGGAACTCGTCGACGGACGACTCGGCCTCCGACGGCGACGCTCCGGTCTTCTCCGAAGGCGAGAAGGTCCTCGCCTTCCACAACACTCGCATCTACGAAGCCAAG GTTCAAAAGGCGGAGCTGAGGAAAAACGAATGGAAATACTTTGTTCACTATCTT GGTTGGAATAAAGTGTATGTTTCCTTTTCTATCCCACCTTATTGTTTTTTCAAAGCTTATAATTCAGAGTTAACGAG CAGTTGGGACGAATGGGTAGGTGTGGATCGCCTGTTGAAACATAATGAAGAGAATATAAAGAAGCAACAGGCTCTTAACAAGAAACAGGACATAATTACAAAGTCTGGACGTTTGACTCAAATGAAGCCAAAAAGCTCTACTG AtgcaaaaatggagaaagaggAGCAGAAGAACAATG TGGCAGAAGGGAAGAAGCGAAAGAATGACTGTGGTGAG GACACTGTTGCCTTGGGAAAATTTGTCAAGATTCAAATTCCTTCAAAATTAAGAAAGCAAGTCATTGATGATCGGGAATTTACTTCTCAGCTGGATAGG GACATTTTAGGAATGGATAGTAGTCAACTCAATGAGGCAAATAAAAAAGGGAGTAGACGGGTATGGACCAGAGAGGAGGAGTCTGCACTTTTAGGCATCCTAGAGGATCTAGTTGCAAAGAATCATCGTCATGATAATGGTACTTTCAAAAGTGGAGCATTGAATCAAGTAGAAAATGCCTTGCACAATTTGTTTCCAGAGTCTGGCCTGAAAGCAAAACCACACATTGAgtcaaaaatgaaaatattgaagaAGCAGTTCCGTATAGTTTATGAAATGGTGAACAAAACTGGGTTTGAATGGAATGATGAAAAGAAATGTGTGATGGTTGATACTGAAGAGACATGGAAAGCGTATCTTCAG CATCACAAGGAGGCAGATGGGTGGAGGGGTAAATTTTTTCCGCTTTATGACAGGCTTGGTTATATATTCAAAGCGGACTGTGCACTTGGAGAAGGGTCTCGAACTTCAGCTGATATAGATCAGGAGTTGAATTGTATGGATGTTAGTACAACTGACTTTGAGATAGAGGAAGACACTTTTCCAAGGTTAGTTGACCAAGTCTCAACTAACAAGCAAACAGATCAATCTCATTCCTCACCAAGTAAGAGGAGAAGAGATGATGACTCCGGAGGTAGTAGTCAAATCaatgaaacaaatgaaaagaatGGCAGACATTTATGGACCAAGGAGGAGGATGATGCAGTTTTAGGCATTCTAGAGGATCTAGTTGCAAAGGGTCCTCTTTATGATAATGGTACTTTCAGATCTGGTACATTCGCTCAAATAGAAGATGCCTTGCGTCATTTATGTCTAGCCTCAGGGCTGAAAGCTAGACATATTGAGTCAAAAGTTAAGAACTGGAAAAGGAAATGCAGCATAGTAAGTGACATGCTCAACAGAAATGGGTTTAGCTGGAATAATGTGATGAAATGTGTGGAGGTTGACAATGGAGAAACATGGAAATCCTATGTTCAG ACTCATAGGGAGGCAGATAAGTGGAGGGGAAAATATTTTCCAATTTTTGACAGACTTACTCATATATTTGATGTGGACCGCGCAACTGTAAAAACAACCCAAGCACAAGATGAGATAGCTGAGGAGATCAACTGTTTTGAGGTTAATTCAACTGACTTTGGGATAGAGGAAGGCACTTGTCCAAGGTCAGTTGACCAATTGATTACCAAGCAAACAGATCATTCTCATTCCTCAGAAAgaaagaggaggagagaggatGATACAGGAGGTAGTAGTCATATCGATGAGACAAGTAAAAGAAGGCGCAGACGTACGTGGACCGAGGAGGAGGAAGACGCACTTTTAGGCATTCTAGAGGATCTAATTGCGAAGGGTCACCGTTACGAAAAGGGTACTTTCAAACCTGGTACGTCAACTCTAATAGAAGATGCCTTATCCAAATTATGTCCAGCCTCAGGACTGAAAGCTAGCCCACATGttgagtcaaaaattaaaaagttgAAACAGGAATGCAGTATTGTATGTGACATGCTCAACACAGATGGCTTTAGTTGGAACAATGAGATGAAATGTGTGGAGGTTGACAGTGAAACATGGAAAAGATTTGTTCAG CATCATAAGGAGGCAGATAAGTGGAGGGGGAAATTTTTTCCACTTTTTGAAAGACTTATTTATATATTTGAAGTGGGCTGCCCAATTGCAAAAACAACCCAAACTCCAGCTGAAATGGTTGAGGAGATGAACTGTGTTGAGTTTAATACAACTGACTTTGGGACACTGAAAGACGCTTGTCCAAAGGCAGTTGAACAAGTCTCAACAACCAAGGACATAGATCAATCTCATTCACTACCAAGTAAGGGAAGAGAAGATGATATGGGAGGTATTCATCATATCAATGAGACAAATAGAAAAAGGAGAAGGCGTAAATGGaccaaggaggaggaggatgcacTTTTAAGCATCTTAGAGGATCTAGTTGCAAAGGGTCATCGTTTCCATAATAAAACTTTCAGATCTGGTACATTGACACTAATAGAAAACACTTTGTGCAATTTATGTCCAGCATCAGGACTGAAAGCTTACCCACACGttgagtcaaaaattaaaaaattgaagAAGGGATTCAGTACAGTGTGTGACATACTCAACAGTGGGTTTGGGTGGAATGATAGAACAAAATGTGTGGTGGTTGAATGTGAAGAATCATGGAAAGGCTTTGTTCAG CATCATAAGGAGGCGGGGAAGTGGAGATACAGACATTTTCCACTTTATGATAGACTTGCTCATATATTTGGAGTGGACTCCACAAATGTAAAAGCATCTCAAGCTCATATTGAAGCAGTAGAGGGGATTAATAGTGATGAGGTTGAGTCAGGTGACTTGGGGATAGAGGAAGACACAAACTCAAGGTCTGTTGACCGCATCTCAACAAACAAAGAAGCAGATAATTCTCATTCCCCACAAAGAAATAGCAGAAGACAAGATGATGATTTAGGTGCTTCGTTAAACAAAGTTGCTGCGTCATTTGTGGGAATGATGCAAACTTCAAAGGAGCAAATGCGAGTACTAATCGAAAATCTGCAGTCGAAAGATAAAAATGAGTCCCTGCAACCAAAAGATGTCAATGAGTCTCTATCCAAAGATAAGAATGAATCTCAGCAATCCAAAGGTAACAATGAATCTCTGCAGTCAAAAGATAACAGAACAGGTCAGTTACGGTCTGAGCTTAAAAAGTTGGGGCTTTCTATTACTGATCGAGTGAAAGCATTAAGACTACTCATGGCTGATACTTGGAATGCTGATTTTTTTCTTACTTTGGATGAGGAAGAGAAATTGGAATTTGTAAAGCAACTCATTGATGAATCATCTAAGAAGTAA
- the LOC112188104 gene encoding uncharacterized protein LOC112188104 isoform X5 encodes MGNSSTDDSASDGDAPVFSEGEKVLAFHNTRIYEAKVQKAELRKNEWKYFVHYLGWNKVYVSFSIPPYCFFKAYNSELTSSWDEWVGVDRLLKHNEENIKKQQALNKKQDIITKSGRLTQMKPKSSTDAKMEKEEQKNNVAEGKKRKNDCGEDILGMDSSQLNEANKKGSRRVWTREEESALLGILEDLVAKNHRHDNGTFKSGALNQVENALHNLFPESGLKAKPHIESKMKILKKQFRIVYEMVNKTGFEWNDEKKCVMVDTEETWKAYLQHHKEADGWRGKFFPLYDRLGYIFKADCALGEGSRTSADIDQELNCMDVSTTDFEIEEDTFPRLVDQVSTNKQTDQSHSSPSKRRRDDDSGGSSQINETNEKNGRHLWTKEEDDAVLGILEDLVAKGPLYDNGTFRSGTFAQIEDALRHLCLASGLKARHIESKVKNWKRKCSIVSDMLNRNGFSWNNVMKCVEVDNGETWKSYVQTHREADKWRGKYFPIFDRLTHIFDVDRATVKTTQAQDEIAEEINCFEVNSTDFGIEEGTCPRSVDQLITKQTDHSHSSERKRRREDDTGGSSHIDETSKRRRRRTWTEEEEDALLGILEDLIAKGHRYEKGTFKPGTSTLIEDALSKLCPASGLKASPHVESKIKKLKQECSIVCDMLNTDGFSWNNEMKCVEVDSETWKRFVQHHKEADKWRGKFFPLFERLIYIFEVGCPIAKTTQTPAEMVEEMNCVEFNTTDFGTLKDACPKAVEQVSTTKDIDQSHSLPSKGREDDMGGIHHINETNRKRRRRKWTKEEEDALLSILEDLVAKGHRFHNKTFRSGTLTLIENTLCNLCPASGLKAYPHVESKIKKLKKGFSTVCDILNSGFGWNDRTKCVVVECEESWKGFVQHHKEAGKWRYRHFPLYDRLAHIFGVDSTNVKASQAHIEAVEGINSDEVESGDLGIEEDTNSRSVDRISTNKEADNSHSPQRNSRRQDDDLGASLNKVAASFVGMMQTSKEQMRVLIENLQSKDKNESLQPKDVNESLSKDKNESQQSKGNNESLQSKDNRTGQLRSELKKLGLSITDRVKALRLLMADTWNADFFLTLDEEEKLEFVKQLIDESSKK; translated from the exons ATGGGGAACTCGTCGACGGACGACTCGGCCTCCGACGGCGACGCTCCGGTCTTCTCCGAAGGCGAGAAGGTCCTCGCCTTCCACAACACTCGCATCTACGAAGCCAAG GTTCAAAAGGCGGAGCTGAGGAAAAACGAATGGAAATACTTTGTTCACTATCTT GGTTGGAATAAAGTGTATGTTTCCTTTTCTATCCCACCTTATTGTTTTTTCAAAGCTTATAATTCAGAGTTAACGAG CAGTTGGGACGAATGGGTAGGTGTGGATCGCCTGTTGAAACATAATGAAGAGAATATAAAGAAGCAACAGGCTCTTAACAAGAAACAGGACATAATTACAAAGTCTGGACGTTTGACTCAAATGAAGCCAAAAAGCTCTACTG AtgcaaaaatggagaaagaggAGCAGAAGAACAATG TGGCAGAAGGGAAGAAGCGAAAGAATGACTGTGGTGAG GACATTTTAGGAATGGATAGTAGTCAACTCAATGAGGCAAATAAAAAAGGGAGTAGACGGGTATGGACCAGAGAGGAGGAGTCTGCACTTTTAGGCATCCTAGAGGATCTAGTTGCAAAGAATCATCGTCATGATAATGGTACTTTCAAAAGTGGAGCATTGAATCAAGTAGAAAATGCCTTGCACAATTTGTTTCCAGAGTCTGGCCTGAAAGCAAAACCACACATTGAgtcaaaaatgaaaatattgaagaAGCAGTTCCGTATAGTTTATGAAATGGTGAACAAAACTGGGTTTGAATGGAATGATGAAAAGAAATGTGTGATGGTTGATACTGAAGAGACATGGAAAGCGTATCTTCAG CATCACAAGGAGGCAGATGGGTGGAGGGGTAAATTTTTTCCGCTTTATGACAGGCTTGGTTATATATTCAAAGCGGACTGTGCACTTGGAGAAGGGTCTCGAACTTCAGCTGATATAGATCAGGAGTTGAATTGTATGGATGTTAGTACAACTGACTTTGAGATAGAGGAAGACACTTTTCCAAGGTTAGTTGACCAAGTCTCAACTAACAAGCAAACAGATCAATCTCATTCCTCACCAAGTAAGAGGAGAAGAGATGATGACTCCGGAGGTAGTAGTCAAATCaatgaaacaaatgaaaagaatGGCAGACATTTATGGACCAAGGAGGAGGATGATGCAGTTTTAGGCATTCTAGAGGATCTAGTTGCAAAGGGTCCTCTTTATGATAATGGTACTTTCAGATCTGGTACATTCGCTCAAATAGAAGATGCCTTGCGTCATTTATGTCTAGCCTCAGGGCTGAAAGCTAGACATATTGAGTCAAAAGTTAAGAACTGGAAAAGGAAATGCAGCATAGTAAGTGACATGCTCAACAGAAATGGGTTTAGCTGGAATAATGTGATGAAATGTGTGGAGGTTGACAATGGAGAAACATGGAAATCCTATGTTCAG ACTCATAGGGAGGCAGATAAGTGGAGGGGAAAATATTTTCCAATTTTTGACAGACTTACTCATATATTTGATGTGGACCGCGCAACTGTAAAAACAACCCAAGCACAAGATGAGATAGCTGAGGAGATCAACTGTTTTGAGGTTAATTCAACTGACTTTGGGATAGAGGAAGGCACTTGTCCAAGGTCAGTTGACCAATTGATTACCAAGCAAACAGATCATTCTCATTCCTCAGAAAgaaagaggaggagagaggatGATACAGGAGGTAGTAGTCATATCGATGAGACAAGTAAAAGAAGGCGCAGACGTACGTGGACCGAGGAGGAGGAAGACGCACTTTTAGGCATTCTAGAGGATCTAATTGCGAAGGGTCACCGTTACGAAAAGGGTACTTTCAAACCTGGTACGTCAACTCTAATAGAAGATGCCTTATCCAAATTATGTCCAGCCTCAGGACTGAAAGCTAGCCCACATGttgagtcaaaaattaaaaagttgAAACAGGAATGCAGTATTGTATGTGACATGCTCAACACAGATGGCTTTAGTTGGAACAATGAGATGAAATGTGTGGAGGTTGACAGTGAAACATGGAAAAGATTTGTTCAG CATCATAAGGAGGCAGATAAGTGGAGGGGGAAATTTTTTCCACTTTTTGAAAGACTTATTTATATATTTGAAGTGGGCTGCCCAATTGCAAAAACAACCCAAACTCCAGCTGAAATGGTTGAGGAGATGAACTGTGTTGAGTTTAATACAACTGACTTTGGGACACTGAAAGACGCTTGTCCAAAGGCAGTTGAACAAGTCTCAACAACCAAGGACATAGATCAATCTCATTCACTACCAAGTAAGGGAAGAGAAGATGATATGGGAGGTATTCATCATATCAATGAGACAAATAGAAAAAGGAGAAGGCGTAAATGGaccaaggaggaggaggatgcacTTTTAAGCATCTTAGAGGATCTAGTTGCAAAGGGTCATCGTTTCCATAATAAAACTTTCAGATCTGGTACATTGACACTAATAGAAAACACTTTGTGCAATTTATGTCCAGCATCAGGACTGAAAGCTTACCCACACGttgagtcaaaaattaaaaaattgaagAAGGGATTCAGTACAGTGTGTGACATACTCAACAGTGGGTTTGGGTGGAATGATAGAACAAAATGTGTGGTGGTTGAATGTGAAGAATCATGGAAAGGCTTTGTTCAG CATCATAAGGAGGCGGGGAAGTGGAGATACAGACATTTTCCACTTTATGATAGACTTGCTCATATATTTGGAGTGGACTCCACAAATGTAAAAGCATCTCAAGCTCATATTGAAGCAGTAGAGGGGATTAATAGTGATGAGGTTGAGTCAGGTGACTTGGGGATAGAGGAAGACACAAACTCAAGGTCTGTTGACCGCATCTCAACAAACAAAGAAGCAGATAATTCTCATTCCCCACAAAGAAATAGCAGAAGACAAGATGATGATTTAGGTGCTTCGTTAAACAAAGTTGCTGCGTCATTTGTGGGAATGATGCAAACTTCAAAGGAGCAAATGCGAGTACTAATCGAAAATCTGCAGTCGAAAGATAAAAATGAGTCCCTGCAACCAAAAGATGTCAATGAGTCTCTATCCAAAGATAAGAATGAATCTCAGCAATCCAAAGGTAACAATGAATCTCTGCAGTCAAAAGATAACAGAACAGGTCAGTTACGGTCTGAGCTTAAAAAGTTGGGGCTTTCTATTACTGATCGAGTGAAAGCATTAAGACTACTCATGGCTGATACTTGGAATGCTGATTTTTTTCTTACTTTGGATGAGGAAGAGAAATTGGAATTTGTAAAGCAACTCATTGATGAATCATCTAAGAAGTAA